The Ornithinimicrobium faecis region CAGCAGGTCATCGACGCCGGGCGGGCGCTCGTCATCGCCTACAACAAGTGGGACGAGGTCGACGAAGACCGCCAGCACTTCCTCGAGCGGGAGATCGAGCGCGACCTGGTGCAGATCACCTGGGCACCCCGCGTCAACATCTCCGCGCTGACCGGCCGGCACACCAACCGTCTGGTCCCGGCGCTGGAGACGGCGCTGGACTCCTGGGACTCGCGCATCTCCACCTCACGACTCAACTCCTTCCTCGGCGAGATCGTGGCAGCCCACCCGCACCCGGTCCGTGGTGGCAAGCAGCCGCGGATCCTGTTCGCGACCCAGGCCGACACCCGTCCGCCCCGGTTCGTGATCTTCGCCAGCGGCTTCATCGAGCACGGTTATCGCCGGTTCCTGGAGCGCCGTCTGCGTGAGCAGTTCGGGTTTGCGGGCACCCCGATCGAGATCTCGGTGCGGGTCCGGGAGAAGCGGCGCCGCTGACTCGACCCCGGATTCTTGCTGGGCGACTGTCATGGGATAAAGTTCAGTCCGCTCACGAGCACTCGGGCTGTGGCGCAGTTTGGTAGCGCACTTCACTGGGGGTGAAGGGGTCGCAGGTTCAAATCCTGTCAGCCCGACCGAGAGATGTCGCAGGACATCGAAGACAGCCGGATCCACACACTGTGGGTCCGGCTGTCCTGGTTTCACGATCCGCCCGGCACCGTGCAGCGGAGCCAGCGTGCGCGCCACGGCGACCTCGTGGCGGAGCCGGCGTGCGCGCCACGCTGACCGCGTGGCCGTCCGGGTGGGTGCTCGTGCAGAGGTCACGTGGGCGGGCAGAGATGGTCCTGCGGGTGTCGTCGCATGCGACTACTTCTGCAGGATCGAATCAGCCGGTCGAGACGGCGTCCATGGCGGCCCGGATCTCCGCGAGGTCGATGCGGGTCTGCTGGAGCATCGCGGTCGTTGCGGCGGCAGCCCGTGCGGGGTCAGGGTCGTTGCACAGGTCGTCGAGCTCGGCGGGATAGACCTGCCAGGACAGACCAAAACGATCCTTGAGCCAGCCGCAGGGACCGCCCTCTCCGCCCTCGGACAGTGACTCCCGCAACTGGTCGGACTCTTCCTGCGAGTCACACGGCACGCACAGCGAGATGGCCTCGGTGAAGGGGAAGTCCGGGCCACCGTTGAGGGCCTGATAGTGCTTGCCGTCCAGCTCGAAGTCGACGGTCAGGACGCTGCCCACCTCGTTGGGCGAGGGCGTCGGCACGGTGTAGCGGGTGACCTTGGTGATGCGGGAGTTCGGGAACAGCGAGGTGTAGAAGGTTGCGGCCTCCTCACCGTCGGTGTTGAACCACAGGCACGGGAAAACGGGATGCATGGGGGGCTCCTTGTCAGTGCGCGGTCAGTGCGTTGTCAGTGCGCGGCCGGTTGGTCCGGCCACAGATATGGACTGGCAGGCTGCCGCAGACTCATCGGCCCTGCTGCTCGTGAGTTGGGCCAATGCTGCTGCTCGTGAGTTGTGGCAACACTGCTGCTCGTGAGTTGTGGCAACACTGCTGCTCGTGAGTTGTGGCGACACTGCTGCTCGTGAGTTGGGCAAACGCCCCTGGAGGGTCGGTGCACTCACTCACGAGCGCCAACGCGACCAGCAGAGCGGACATGTCGCCAAGGACGTCAGGGTGGCTCACATTGCTGCCACGGGACCGTAGGCTGTGCATGTGAGCAGCACGGACGATCGCGGGGGGCGCGCAGGGGCTGTCCTCAACGTGCCCAACGTGCTGTCCAGCCTTCGCCTGGTGGGGGTGCCGCTCTTCCTGTGGGCGATCCTGACCGATCAGGACGTGCTCGCAGTGATCGTGCTGATGGCCTCGGGGGTCACCGACTATCTCGACGGCAAGATCGCCCGGCACTTCGGCCTGGTCACCACCCTGGGCCAGTACCTCGACCCCATGGCCGACCGGCTCTACATCGCCTCCACCCTCTTTGGCCTCGCCTGGCGCGAGATCATCCCGTGGTGGCTCGTCCTGGCCATCGTGGCGCGCGACCTGTTCGTGCTGAGTCTCTATCCGGTCGTGCGCAGTTATGACCTGCCCGTGCCGCCGGTGCACTTCATCGGCAAGGCAGCGACCTTCAACCTGTTGTGCGGCTTCCCACTGATCCTGCTCGGGCAGTTCGACACCTGGCTGGGAGCAGCCGTCCTGCCCGTGGGCTGGGCCTTCGCGTGGTGGGGGACCGGCCTGTATGCGCTCGGTGCCGCCCTCTATGCGTGGCAGGTCGGCGTTATGGTGGCGCAACGGCGACGACAGTGGCAGGCGGTGGGAGCATGAAATCTCGGCCGCGCCGCGCCGCCGCAGGGGACAAGGATCCGGCCGCGTCGATGGCGCTGTTGCGCGAGGTCATGGATCCTCCGTTGGACCCGGGTTATGCCTCCTCCGCGGATCGGCGCGAGCGGGCCGGGCAGCCGCGCAGCACCGGCGGACGGACGGTCCTGCTCGTGGTCACGTCGGTCCTGCTCGGGTTCCTGCTCTCCGTCGCGGCCCAGACGTTGCGCACTCCCGACCCGGCGGACGCGGCGACGCGGGCCGAGCTGACCGAGCGCATCGAGACCGCCGACGCCCTGGGGGACGAGCACGCCACGCAGATCGAGACCCTGCGCGGCGAGATCACCAACCTCCAGGACCGTCTCGCCACCCCCGTCGTGGACCAGGCCGAGCTCGACGAGGCAGCCCTGGCGGCAGGCGCGACGGCCGTGGTCGGGGAGGGCGTCGTGCTGACCCTGAATGACCCACCACCGAGTGCGGACCGCACGGACGACGAGCGGGTCCTCTCCCGTGACCTGCAGACGATCGTCAACGGTCTGTGGGCCCACGGCGCCGAAGCCATTGCGATCAACGATCAGCGGCTCACCTCGACCTCCACGATCCGCTTTGCCGGGCAGGCGATCGTGGTGGACCTCAAGGCACTAGCGCGGCCCTACGAGGTGGTCATCATCGGCGACCGCGAGGAGTTGATGGACGAGATGCGCTCGGGGAGCACGGGCAGCTATCTGACGGAGTTGCGGTCCGACTACGGCATCCTCGTGGACCTGTCGCCGCAGGACGAGGTCACGCTGCCGGCTGCCTCCCGACTCAGCACCCGTGTGGCGCACGTGCCAGAGCAGACCCGAGCATCGGAGAACGACCAGTGATCCCCCTCATCGGACTTGCCGCAGGCATCGTCATGGGACTGGTGCTCTCGCCCACGGTGCCCCTGTGGCTCGAGCCCTATCTGCCGATCGCGGTGATCGCGGCGATGGACGCTGTCTTCGGCGGCGTCAGGGCAGCCCTCGAGGCGGCCTTCAACGACAAGGTTTTCGTCGTCTCGGTCCTGTCCAACGTGCTGGTGGCGGCCCTGATCGTGCTCCTGGGCAACCAGCTGGGCGTGGGCAGCCAGCTCTCGACCGGCGTGGTGGTCGTCCTCGGCCTGCGGATCTTTTCCAACGTCGCGGCGATCCGACGGCACCTGATGGGGGCCTAGCGATGGCCGAGCCAACGGACCGTCCACCAGGTCCCAAGCAGGGCAGCCCACCAGTCTCGATTGGGCACGCGTGGCGCCGGCTGCTGCGGCTGGTCCGTCCCCGCATCAGTCCCGGCAACCTGCTGGCCGCCATCGTGACGGTTGCGGTGGGATTTGCCCTGGTCGCCCAGGTGCAGGCGGCCAATGACGTGGCCCTGGACGACCTGCGCGAGACCGACCTGGTGGCCCTGCTGGACGACGTGACCGAGCGCGCCGACACGCTCGAGGGTGAGATCCGTCTGCTCGAGTCCGACAAGCGCGCCCTGGAGGACGGCAGCGGCGCCGAGGCCGGCCAGGCGGCACGCGCCCGGCTGGCCAGCCACCAGATCCTGGCCGGCACGGTCGCGGTCGAGGGCCCGGGCATCACGATGACGGTCGACGCCCCCGACGGCGGCTTCACGCCCACGATGATGATCGACCTGATGCAGGAACTGCGCAATGCCGGCGC contains the following coding sequences:
- a CDS encoding DUF881 domain-containing protein; protein product: MAEPTDRPPGPKQGSPPVSIGHAWRRLLRLVRPRISPGNLLAAIVTVAVGFALVAQVQAANDVALDDLRETDLVALLDDVTERADTLEGEIRLLESDKRALEDGSGAEAGQAARARLASHQILAGTVAVEGPGITMTVDAPDGGFTPTMMIDLMQELRNAGAEAIQIGPVRVVANSWIGIENGTLIVDGEEVQVPFRILAIGDPHTLSGAMAIPGGFSDSVRGIGGNAQVVEGELLVVDALHQTQEPQYARPVPSE
- a CDS encoding DUF881 domain-containing protein, whose protein sequence is MKSRPRRAAAGDKDPAASMALLREVMDPPLDPGYASSADRRERAGQPRSTGGRTVLLVVTSVLLGFLLSVAAQTLRTPDPADAATRAELTERIETADALGDEHATQIETLRGEITNLQDRLATPVVDQAELDEAALAAGATAVVGEGVVLTLNDPPPSADRTDDERVLSRDLQTIVNGLWAHGAEAIAINDQRLTSTSTIRFAGQAIVVDLKALARPYEVVIIGDREELMDEMRSGSTGSYLTELRSDYGILVDLSPQDEVTLPAASRLSTRVAHVPEQTRASENDQ
- a CDS encoding VOC family protein, whose translation is MHPVFPCLWFNTDGEEAATFYTSLFPNSRITKVTRYTVPTPSPNEVGSVLTVDFELDGKHYQALNGGPDFPFTEAISLCVPCDSQEESDQLRESLSEGGEGGPCGWLKDRFGLSWQVYPAELDDLCNDPDPARAAAATTAMLQQTRIDLAEIRAAMDAVSTG
- a CDS encoding small basic family protein yields the protein MIPLIGLAAGIVMGLVLSPTVPLWLEPYLPIAVIAAMDAVFGGVRAALEAAFNDKVFVVSVLSNVLVAALIVLLGNQLGVGSQLSTGVVVVLGLRIFSNVAAIRRHLMGA
- a CDS encoding CDP-alcohol phosphatidyltransferase family protein, with product MSSTDDRGGRAGAVLNVPNVLSSLRLVGVPLFLWAILTDQDVLAVIVLMASGVTDYLDGKIARHFGLVTTLGQYLDPMADRLYIASTLFGLAWREIIPWWLVLAIVARDLFVLSLYPVVRSYDLPVPPVHFIGKAATFNLLCGFPLILLGQFDTWLGAAVLPVGWAFAWWGTGLYALGAALYAWQVGVMVAQRRRQWQAVGA